From a single Chloracidobacterium thermophilum B genomic region:
- the acnA gene encoding aconitate hydratase AcnA — MDLTALTQTFPLGSGGTGRLVSLPALAAAGFGDIATLPVSLRIVLESVVRNCDGKRITEDDVRRLAQWAPTAERTAEIPFVVARVLLQDFTGVPLLCDLAAMRSALERMGRDPALIEPLVPVDLVIDHSVQVDFTGRERSLPTLGGNGLGGNGTPADPLTLNMQLEFERNRERYEFLKWGMQAFKTFRVIPPGIGICHQVNLEYLAQGVLSREDLYFPDTLVGTDSHTTMINGLGIVGWGVGGIEAEAAMLGQPVSFLTPDVVGVNLKGCLREGVTATDLVLTVTEMLRKAGVVGKFVEFHGEGAAELSVPDRATIANMAPEYGATMGFFPVDEKTCAYLLATGRSPEHVATVRNYFEAQGMFGIPAAGACRYSTVLELDLATVEASVAGPKRPQDRIAVGRLATAFGESLQKPVREGGFGIAPDAVAIRYAVSDPYFGDLGHGDVVIAAITSCTNTSNPSVMLAAGLLARKAVARGLRVRPTVKTSLAPGSRAVTAYLEKTGLLHDLRQVGFDVVGYGCTTCIGNSGPLDPAIEEAITTHSLVAASVLSGNRNFEARVHPNVKANFLMSPPLVVAFALAGRVTLDLAQEPLGYDDAGQPVYLRDIWPTDEEIGAVLATAFDRDTYQRLYADFTAEHPLWNAIPTVTGQVYRWQADSTYIQEPPFFADFSLETGTFADIHGGRALAIFGDSVTTDHISPAGSIKPTSPAGQYLQARQVAVADFNSYGARRGNHEVMMRGTFANVRIKNLMVPGTEGGITVHQPSGERMAIYDAAMRYAETRTPLFVLAGKEYGTGSSRDWAAKGTALLGVRVVVAESFERIHRSNLAGMGVLPCQFTGGVTVQSLALDGSETYALEGLSGGVSPRQMVTLVIERANGTVERIPVQLRLDTPVEIDYYRHGGILPYVLRQMLT, encoded by the coding sequence ATGGACCTGACGGCACTGACTCAAACCTTTCCCCTTGGCAGCGGTGGTACGGGGCGGCTGGTCTCGCTCCCGGCGCTGGCGGCGGCCGGCTTTGGCGATATTGCCACGCTGCCGGTCTCACTGCGCATCGTGCTGGAATCTGTCGTGCGCAACTGCGACGGAAAACGCATCACCGAAGACGATGTACGCCGCCTGGCGCAGTGGGCGCCGACGGCTGAGCGGACGGCGGAGATTCCCTTCGTCGTTGCGCGGGTACTGCTTCAGGATTTCACCGGCGTGCCGCTGCTGTGCGATCTGGCCGCCATGCGCTCGGCACTCGAACGCATGGGCCGCGACCCGGCGCTCATCGAGCCGCTCGTGCCGGTGGATTTGGTCATTGACCATTCCGTGCAGGTGGATTTCACCGGGCGCGAACGAAGCCTGCCGACCCTGGGCGGCAACGGGCTGGGTGGCAATGGCACGCCGGCCGATCCACTGACGCTCAACATGCAGTTGGAGTTTGAGCGCAACCGGGAACGCTATGAGTTTCTGAAGTGGGGCATGCAGGCGTTCAAGACGTTTCGGGTCATTCCGCCGGGCATCGGCATCTGCCATCAGGTCAATCTGGAATATCTGGCGCAGGGCGTACTTTCCCGCGAAGACCTGTACTTCCCGGACACGCTCGTGGGGACGGACTCCCACACAACCATGATCAACGGCCTGGGCATCGTCGGCTGGGGCGTAGGGGGCATCGAAGCCGAAGCCGCCATGCTGGGTCAACCTGTGTCATTTCTGACCCCGGACGTGGTTGGGGTCAACCTCAAGGGCTGCCTGCGCGAGGGCGTTACGGCCACCGACCTCGTGCTGACCGTTACGGAAATGCTGCGCAAGGCGGGTGTCGTCGGGAAGTTCGTCGAGTTTCACGGGGAAGGGGCGGCGGAGTTGAGCGTTCCCGACCGGGCCACAATTGCCAACATGGCGCCGGAATACGGTGCGACCATGGGCTTTTTCCCGGTGGATGAAAAAACCTGCGCCTATCTGCTGGCCACGGGCCGCTCGCCGGAGCACGTCGCCACGGTGCGCAACTACTTTGAGGCGCAGGGCATGTTTGGCATCCCGGCCGCGGGGGCCTGCCGCTATTCAACCGTTCTCGAACTGGATTTGGCGACCGTGGAAGCCAGCGTGGCCGGCCCGAAGCGTCCCCAGGACCGGATTGCTGTCGGGCGGTTGGCTACGGCCTTTGGGGAAAGCCTCCAGAAGCCGGTCAGGGAAGGCGGGTTTGGGATTGCACCCGATGCGGTTGCCATACGTTATGCCGTAAGCGATCCCTACTTTGGCGACCTCGGCCACGGGGATGTCGTCATTGCCGCCATCACCTCCTGCACCAACACATCAAACCCCAGCGTGATGCTGGCGGCCGGCCTGCTGGCACGGAAGGCGGTGGCGCGCGGGCTGCGCGTGCGCCCCACGGTCAAGACCTCGCTGGCCCCCGGCTCACGCGCTGTCACAGCTTACCTGGAAAAAACCGGTCTGCTGCACGACCTGCGGCAGGTGGGCTTTGATGTTGTCGGTTATGGCTGTACGACCTGCATCGGCAATTCGGGGCCGCTTGATCCGGCCATTGAGGAAGCCATCACCACGCACAGCCTGGTGGCTGCCAGTGTGCTTTCCGGCAACCGCAACTTCGAGGCGCGGGTGCATCCCAATGTCAAAGCCAACTTTCTGATGAGTCCGCCGCTGGTCGTGGCCTTTGCCCTGGCCGGGCGGGTGACGCTCGATCTTGCGCAGGAGCCGCTGGGGTATGACGATGCCGGTCAGCCGGTGTATCTGCGTGATATCTGGCCGACGGACGAGGAGATCGGTGCGGTTCTGGCGACGGCTTTTGACCGTGACACCTACCAGCGGCTTTACGCTGATTTCACCGCTGAACATCCGCTGTGGAATGCCATTCCCACCGTCACCGGGCAGGTCTATCGGTGGCAGGCGGATTCGACCTACATCCAGGAGCCGCCGTTTTTTGCCGACTTCAGTCTCGAAACGGGTACGTTTGCCGACATTCATGGCGGGCGGGCGCTGGCGATCTTTGGCGATTCCGTCACGACCGATCACATCTCCCCGGCGGGCAGCATCAAGCCGACCTCCCCGGCCGGGCAATACCTTCAGGCGCGACAGGTGGCCGTGGCCGATTTCAACAGTTACGGCGCGCGCCGGGGCAATCACGAGGTCATGATGCGCGGCACGTTCGCCAATGTCCGCATCAAAAACCTCATGGTGCCGGGGACGGAAGGCGGCATCACGGTGCACCAGCCCAGCGGCGAACGGATGGCCATCTATGACGCCGCCATGCGCTATGCCGAAACCCGGACGCCGCTCTTTGTTTTGGCCGGGAAAGAATACGGCACGGGCAGTTCCCGCGACTGGGCGGCGAAGGGCACGGCGCTGCTGGGCGTACGGGTGGTGGTGGCGGAAAGCTTCGAGCGTATCCACCGCAGCAACCTCGCCGGCATGGGCGTGCTACCCTGTCAATTTACTGGCGGCGTCACGGTGCAGTCGCTGGCCCTTGACGGCAGCGAAACCTATGCCCTGGAAGGTTTGTCCGGTGGCGTCAGCCCGCGCCAGATGGTGACGCTCGTGATTGAACGGGCTAACGGGACGGTGGAGCGCATCCCGGTTCAGCTCCGCCTCGACACCCCGGTGGAGATTGACTATTACCGCCACGGCGGAATTTTGCCCTACGTGCTCCGGCAAATGCTAACGTAG
- a CDS encoding TonB-dependent receptor, protein MSIDMMADRRVRLGWAVLWMLLLGCGAAAQSTLARLTGSVVDGERLPVTGATVVVHDTRRNVVREVTTDAQGRYVFTALEPATYRVAARHPTAGAAVEMLITLQLGEQRDALLVLVPTPTFDAEVRADTTAIETTSAGQSRTVDERSIQALPLSGRNFVDLVKLSPGVTPGRENVGGGPFKEPDIGVGAAAAPRIAFGGQTELNTLVQLDGLDHIQTVTGLPRATPPTEAVAAFRVSNATFESEYGRSLGGFVNILTKSGTNDLHGSLYGYGIHDALSARPLLTGSQWVLRQFQYGATLGGPLRRDRWFFMTSYEGQRRAESNRFSQVILSNLDAINAVRRHYGLTPETSNQIRTGDYDLGFGRVDWRPNDRHTLALRLNALVGTTRGFPGGGGRASPASTTARDNRTTDVTVSATYTAVLTPTRVGEVRGQWARRDFTFRPRFAEPALELPNLIVMGKSTSDVDDYREDRLQLAGVLTQLKGAHTVKVGGDWSRLDDTARWDLFFPARIIFGGLLPAFLNRTPDGQPNPQPSTFWFPFVTGATTAPPVPFPFTRAVPEALRPNVTTQLVHAHYGLFGQDQWQAAPSLTVTFGLRYDVETYPRRFFDRRDRNNFQPRVGVAWAVGRGVVRAGYGVFTDRIASSVGQVIFGAEWISRGDVPTAPQVFADVARFAGRFRQATISGPSSATSPIGAARATDIFLRGTAGAPVGYGVPVGQPLPPGTLPLPTAESGATASFADNLSRRLRNPYAQHFTLGTEYPWRGVVWSAAYLRVLALKLPGHTGNLNAFQTGVLPTGKPILAGRRFAELGHFFVTDNLGASGYHGGFFVARRTWRQGWSLSVAHTWSKTLTTVDAVNNLADYPEGLTLERFLSRQHATHRLAATFAGEAPRPTGWLGGWQGAVVIALESGRPFNVFAGGDFNGDGNPNSDRPGLLPRNSFRGPGFATVDVRLGRRFRLSEHRGLEVTLDAFNVANRVNIRDLNLAYGGSSLAVPPNPLLQFGAPRDVFGARQLQLGVKLRF, encoded by the coding sequence ATGTCCATAGACATGATGGCTGACCGCCGGGTGCGTCTTGGCTGGGCCGTCCTGTGGATGCTGCTGTTGGGTTGCGGCGCAGCAGCCCAGTCAACGCTCGCCCGGCTGACCGGCAGTGTTGTGGATGGCGAGCGTTTGCCGGTCACCGGCGCAACCGTGGTGGTTCACGATACGCGGCGCAACGTCGTTCGGGAAGTGACAACCGATGCGCAGGGGCGGTACGTCTTCACGGCGCTTGAACCGGCGACGTACCGGGTGGCAGCGCGCCATCCCACGGCGGGGGCGGCCGTCGAGATGCTCATCACCCTACAACTGGGGGAGCAGCGGGACGCCCTGCTGGTGCTCGTGCCCACGCCGACGTTCGACGCCGAAGTGCGGGCCGACACGACGGCCATCGAGACGACCAGCGCCGGGCAGAGTCGCACCGTGGATGAGCGGAGCATCCAGGCGCTGCCGCTGTCCGGCCGCAACTTCGTGGACCTGGTGAAACTCTCGCCCGGCGTCACGCCCGGCCGCGAAAATGTGGGCGGCGGGCCGTTCAAGGAGCCGGACATCGGTGTTGGCGCGGCCGCCGCGCCGCGCATTGCCTTTGGCGGCCAGACCGAACTCAACACGCTTGTGCAGCTTGATGGCCTTGACCATATCCAGACCGTCACGGGCCTACCACGGGCAACCCCGCCGACCGAGGCTGTTGCGGCCTTTCGGGTGAGCAATGCCACGTTTGAAAGTGAGTACGGGCGCTCGTTGGGCGGTTTTGTCAACATCCTGACGAAATCCGGCACCAATGACCTTCACGGCAGCCTTTACGGCTATGGCATCCACGACGCGCTCAGCGCCCGGCCGCTGCTGACCGGCTCGCAGTGGGTGCTGCGCCAGTTCCAGTACGGCGCCACGCTTGGCGGGCCGCTGCGCCGGGACCGCTGGTTTTTCATGACCAGCTACGAAGGGCAGCGCCGGGCCGAATCGAACCGGTTTTCGCAGGTCATCCTGTCGAATCTCGATGCCATCAATGCCGTCCGGCGGCACTACGGCCTGACGCCGGAAACGTCCAATCAGATACGAACCGGGGACTACGACTTGGGCTTTGGGCGCGTGGACTGGCGGCCGAACGACCGCCATACGCTGGCCCTGCGGCTGAATGCGCTGGTTGGCACGACACGCGGCTTTCCGGGCGGCGGCGGCCGGGCGTCACCGGCTTCGACGACCGCCCGCGACAACCGGACGACGGATGTGACCGTCAGCGCCACCTACACGGCGGTGCTGACGCCGACGCGCGTCGGCGAAGTACGCGGGCAGTGGGCGCGCCGTGACTTCACCTTTCGCCCGCGTTTTGCCGAACCGGCGCTGGAGCTGCCCAACCTGATCGTCATGGGCAAAAGCACGTCCGACGTGGATGACTACCGCGAAGACCGGCTTCAACTCGCCGGGGTACTGACGCAGTTGAAGGGCGCGCACACCGTCAAGGTCGGCGGAGACTGGTCGCGGCTGGACGACACCGCGCGGTGGGATTTGTTCTTTCCGGCGCGCATCATTTTTGGCGGACTGCTCCCGGCGTTTCTCAACCGCACGCCCGACGGGCAGCCAAATCCGCAGCCGAGCACCTTCTGGTTTCCCTTCGTGACGGGCGCAACGACGGCGCCGCCAGTGCCCTTTCCCTTTACACGCGCCGTGCCAGAAGCCCTGCGGCCGAATGTCACCACGCAGCTTGTCCACGCGCATTACGGCCTGTTTGGGCAGGATCAGTGGCAGGCCGCGCCGTCGCTGACCGTCACCTTCGGTCTCCGGTACGACGTGGAAACCTATCCTCGCCGGTTTTTTGACCGGCGTGACCGCAACAACTTCCAGCCACGGGTGGGGGTGGCGTGGGCCGTGGGGCGCGGTGTCGTCCGGGCGGGCTACGGGGTGTTCACGGACCGGATAGCGTCCAGTGTCGGGCAGGTCATCTTTGGCGCGGAATGGATTTCACGCGGCGACGTACCCACCGCGCCCCAGGTCTTTGCCGATGTGGCGCGCTTTGCCGGGCGTTTCCGCCAGGCAACAATCAGCGGCCCCTCCTCGGCCACCTCGCCGATTGGGGCCGCACGTGCAACCGATATTTTCCTGCGCGGAACCGCTGGCGCGCCGGTTGGCTATGGCGTGCCGGTCGGGCAGCCATTGCCGCCGGGCACCTTGCCGCTGCCAACAGCGGAAAGCGGCGCCACGGCCAGTTTTGCCGACAACCTCAGCCGCCGGTTGCGCAATCCCTACGCTCAGCACTTCACGCTGGGCACGGAGTATCCGTGGCGGGGGGTGGTGTGGTCGGCGGCGTACCTGCGCGTGCTAGCGCTGAAACTGCCGGGCCACACCGGCAACCTCAATGCCTTTCAGACGGGCGTGCTGCCGACGGGCAAGCCCATTCTGGCCGGCCGCCGGTTTGCCGAACTGGGGCACTTTTTTGTGACCGACAACCTTGGCGCAAGTGGCTACCACGGCGGCTTTTTTGTGGCCCGCCGCACCTGGCGGCAGGGCTGGTCGTTGTCCGTGGCGCATACGTGGTCGAAAACGCTGACGACGGTGGATGCCGTCAACAATCTGGCCGACTACCCTGAAGGACTCACGCTGGAGCGGTTTCTGTCGCGCCAGCATGCGACGCATCGCCTGGCCGCGACCTTTGCCGGAGAAGCGCCACGCCCGACCGGCTGGCTGGGCGGCTGGCAGGGAGCCGTCGTCATCGCGCTGGAAAGTGGGCGTCCGTTCAATGTTTTTGCCGGGGGAGACTTCAACGGCGACGGCAATCCCAACAGTGACCGTCCGGGGCTGCTTCCGCGCAACAGCTTTCGGGGTCCGGGATTCGCCACGGTGGATGTCCGCCTTGGCCGCCGCTTCCGGCTGAGTGAGCACCGCGGATTGGAAGTGACACTCGATGCATTCAACGTGGCGAACCGGGTCAACATCCGCGACCTGAATCTGGCTTATGGAGGAAGCAGTCTCGCTGTGCCGCCGAACCCACTGTTGCAGTTCGGCGCTCCGCGCGATGTGTTTGGGGCACGGCAGCTTCAATTAGGCGTCAAACTACGGTTTTAA
- a CDS encoding glycosyltransferase family 2 protein: MTQLMTHPWNANGVTIGMANWNHRLFLPRSVASARRALHSLAACGVPGELVIVDDASRDGSVEWLAHAAATITDIALRVGFGQSQQGPAAVRNRILHLARYRYVCWLDADNELQGNNLFLFYRAIRETGAAVVYGNLIVREAGRITGLYSNVAYRSSIFQNNEVDLCSLWDAAQLRQCGGFQVEPVINSIEEDWELFLHLASDDRLIVFVPAVFGTYYIRPQSLSYGLKVSNTGVRRMHDHQRHRSLEGRTLGRVYHPDIGWLL; this comes from the coding sequence ATGACGCAACTTATGACGCACCCGTGGAACGCCAATGGCGTCACTATCGGCATGGCGAACTGGAACCACCGGTTGTTTCTGCCGCGCAGCGTGGCTTCCGCCCGCCGTGCGCTTCACAGTCTGGCCGCCTGTGGCGTCCCCGGCGAACTCGTCATCGTGGATGATGCCTCACGGGATGGTTCAGTGGAATGGCTGGCGCACGCAGCGGCAACCATCACGGACATCGCCCTGCGGGTTGGCTTTGGTCAGAGCCAGCAGGGCCCGGCCGCCGTGCGCAACCGCATCCTGCATCTGGCCCGCTACCGGTATGTGTGCTGGCTCGATGCCGACAATGAGCTTCAGGGCAACAACCTGTTTCTGTTTTACCGTGCCATCCGGGAAACCGGAGCGGCCGTTGTCTATGGCAACCTCATTGTGCGCGAAGCCGGACGGATCACGGGCCTGTACTCCAACGTGGCCTACCGGTCGTCCATATTTCAGAACAATGAGGTTGACCTGTGCAGCCTGTGGGACGCTGCCCAACTCAGGCAGTGCGGCGGCTTTCAGGTCGAACCCGTCATCAACAGCATCGAGGAGGACTGGGAGCTGTTCCTGCACCTGGCCAGCGACGACAGGCTGATCGTGTTTGTTCCGGCCGTGTTCGGGACGTACTACATCCGCCCCCAGTCGTTGTCCTATGGCCTCAAGGTCTCCAACACGGGCGTCCGGCGCATGCACGATCACCAGCGCCACCGCAGCCTGGAAGGGCGGACGCTGGGGCGGGTCTATCATCCCGACATTGGCTGGCTGTTGTAG
- a CDS encoding 2OG-Fe(II) oxygenase family protein, translating to MNLLESVPAVVPAVRECAEPALPTPSDLAVCVRGWLGVAECARLVEGVYAARDHWVEAFGGLQFSLGRAWYTDLEMEREADYFAEAAERNALVERYAPGLQRRMRRLLRAVVGQPVIQREGWCGAGVHIFPAGGWVAHQGGEIHFDIEGLRPEQLAARAPALTVVVMLQPPQSGGGLRLWDARFDGDEIPSPAQLEQPSASVTYGVGDALIFDSYRLHWIEPFDGDRDRISTTVHAVRVGAVWESWF from the coding sequence ATGAACCTTCTGGAATCCGTACCTGCTGTCGTTCCTGCAGTTCGGGAGTGCGCCGAACCGGCGCTTCCAACCCCATCTGACCTGGCCGTGTGTGTGCGGGGCTGGCTTGGTGTTGCCGAATGTGCGCGTCTGGTCGAGGGGGTCTATGCCGCTCGTGACCACTGGGTGGAGGCTTTTGGCGGGTTGCAGTTTTCCCTGGGGCGCGCCTGGTACACCGACCTCGAAATGGAACGTGAGGCAGACTACTTTGCCGAAGCCGCCGAACGCAATGCCCTGGTCGAAAGGTATGCCCCGGGCCTGCAGCGCCGGATGCGCCGCCTGCTGCGCGCGGTGGTTGGGCAGCCGGTTATACAGCGGGAAGGTTGGTGCGGGGCCGGGGTGCACATCTTCCCGGCCGGCGGTTGGGTGGCCCATCAGGGCGGCGAAATCCACTTCGACATCGAAGGGCTGCGGCCCGAACAGCTTGCCGCCCGCGCGCCGGCGCTCACCGTGGTCGTCATGCTTCAGCCGCCACAGTCCGGCGGCGGTCTGCGATTGTGGGACGCCCGTTTCGATGGCGATGAAATCCCGTCGCCAGCGCAGTTGGAGCAGCCCAGTGCGTCCGTTACCTATGGCGTCGGCGACGCACTGATTTTCGACAGCTACCGTCTGCACTGGATTGAACCCTTTGACGGCGACCGCGACCGCATTTCCACGACGGTGCATGCCGTCCGGGTGGGGGCAGTCTGGGAGAGTTGGTTCTGA
- the hpnA gene encoding hopanoid-associated sugar epimerase, with the protein MKVFVTGGTGFVGASVLRELLAGGAEVRALARRNSDRRNLEGLNIEVVEGDLDDVALLTRAMADCEWAFHVAAHYSLLRRDRDAIYRANVEGTRHVLQAARAAGIKRLVHTSSVAAIGVPPEGEVADETFQTTVGELVSDYKKSKFLAEQLARDAAREGLPVVIVNPSTPIGPYDVKPTPTGDIVLRFLQRRMPAYVDTGMNLIHVRDVAIGHIRAAEKGRVGERYILGHRNMTLKEILDTLAAITGLPAPTRRLPHWLPVVVGAVDEFFLSRLTGKPPTVAFDSARMAAHPMYYDATRAVTYLGLPQTPIETALQEAVTWFRDHGYV; encoded by the coding sequence ATGAAGGTTTTTGTCACAGGCGGCACCGGCTTTGTCGGTGCCAGTGTGCTGCGCGAACTGCTCGCCGGTGGGGCTGAAGTCCGGGCGCTGGCGCGACGCAACAGTGACCGGCGCAATCTCGAAGGTCTGAACATCGAAGTTGTCGAAGGCGATCTCGACGATGTGGCGCTGCTGACCCGCGCCATGGCCGACTGTGAGTGGGCCTTTCACGTGGCCGCCCACTACAGCCTGCTGCGGCGTGACCGGGACGCCATCTATCGCGCCAATGTCGAAGGCACGCGCCACGTCCTGCAGGCAGCGCGCGCCGCCGGCATCAAACGCCTTGTCCACACCAGTTCGGTGGCGGCCATCGGCGTACCGCCCGAAGGCGAAGTTGCCGACGAGACGTTTCAGACCACCGTCGGGGAACTTGTCAGCGATTACAAGAAGTCCAAGTTTCTGGCGGAACAGCTTGCCCGCGACGCCGCCCGCGAGGGGCTTCCCGTCGTCATCGTCAATCCCAGCACGCCTATTGGGCCGTACGATGTCAAACCCACGCCGACCGGCGACATCGTGTTGCGCTTCCTGCAACGGCGCATGCCGGCCTACGTGGACACGGGGATGAACCTGATTCACGTGCGGGATGTCGCCATCGGGCATATCCGTGCCGCCGAGAAGGGGCGCGTCGGCGAGCGGTACATCCTCGGCCACCGGAACATGACGCTCAAGGAAATTCTGGACACCCTGGCGGCCATCACCGGGCTGCCGGCCCCAACGCGCCGCCTGCCCCACTGGTTGCCTGTTGTCGTTGGCGCAGTGGATGAATTCTTCCTGAGTCGGCTGACGGGAAAGCCGCCGACGGTCGCCTTTGATTCAGCCCGCATGGCAGCGCATCCGATGTATTATGACGCAACGCGCGCCGTGACCTACCTGGGCCTGCCCCAGACGCCCATCGAGACGGCGTTGCAGGAAGCTGTAACCTGGTTTCGGGACCATGGCTACGTCTGA
- a CDS encoding glycosyltransferase family 2 protein: MVQRAGLSILIPNWNHRFALPRSVRSALDGLRRLQAQGVAGELLVVDDASRDGSQKYLFNLAAHYPDVAVRVVWLPRNVGLGAARNTGLTHAAYRHACLLDADNALEPANLWLFYRAALETGAALTYGNLFVLGDTQPDVLSNEPLQARVYRQNYVDNFALLDIPAALAAGGYQTTRGLLEDWELMMRLLARGALIVFVPAVLGYYHRLPGGLHTLAPEPLIQRLRRIFDQNELRSREGRLLGRMYHPDVGWLA; the protein is encoded by the coding sequence ATGGTCCAGCGTGCCGGGTTGTCCATTCTCATCCCCAACTGGAACCATCGTTTCGCTTTGCCCCGGTCGGTACGTTCGGCGCTGGACGGCTTGCGCCGCCTTCAGGCGCAGGGCGTCGCCGGTGAGCTGCTCGTCGTGGATGATGCCTCCCGCGATGGCTCGCAGAAGTACCTGTTCAACCTTGCGGCGCACTACCCCGATGTGGCCGTACGGGTCGTCTGGCTGCCGCGCAACGTCGGGCTGGGCGCGGCCCGCAACACGGGGCTGACCCATGCCGCCTACCGCCACGCCTGCCTGCTCGACGCTGACAACGCCCTTGAACCCGCCAACCTGTGGCTGTTTTACCGCGCCGCGCTGGAAACCGGGGCGGCGCTGACCTACGGCAACCTGTTCGTGCTGGGTGATACCCAACCCGATGTGCTCTCCAACGAGCCGCTTCAGGCGCGGGTCTATCGGCAAAACTACGTGGACAACTTTGCCCTGCTCGACATCCCGGCGGCGCTGGCGGCCGGCGGCTACCAGACGACGCGCGGCCTGCTGGAAGACTGGGAGTTGATGATGCGCCTGCTGGCGCGCGGTGCGCTGATCGTGTTCGTGCCGGCCGTGCTGGGGTACTACCACCGCCTGCCCGGCGGCCTGCATACCCTTGCCCCGGAGCCACTTATCCAGCGGCTGCGCCGGATATTTGACCAGAACGAACTCCGCAGCCGGGAAGGCCGCCTGCTGGGGCGCATGTATCACCCCGACGTTGGATGGCTGGCATGA
- the mtnP gene encoding S-methyl-5'-thioadenosine phosphorylase yields the protein MTTLPSSPIKYAVIGGSGFYRMEAFEETEELFLDTPFGKPSDAIITGRLDGVPMAFLPRHGRGHLLLPSELPYRANIYALKMLGVEFVISISAVGSLREELKPLDVVIPDQFFDRTRGRTAESTFFGEGIVAHITFADPVCPVLCDALEAAGRELDGVTVHRGGTYLCMEGPAFSTRAESNVYRQWGMDIIGMTNLQEAKLAREAEMSYATLAMVTDYDCWHPGHADVTVEMVIDYLNRNVATAQRIVRGTLRRLAATNPTSPYASALKNAIMTRPDLVFPETRRRLAAIIGKYLPL from the coding sequence ATGACCACCTTACCTTCGTCGCCCATCAAGTATGCCGTCATTGGCGGGAGTGGTTTTTACCGCATGGAAGCCTTTGAGGAAACAGAAGAGCTGTTTCTCGACACCCCGTTTGGAAAACCCTCCGACGCCATCATCACCGGACGGCTGGACGGCGTGCCTATGGCCTTTTTGCCGCGCCACGGTCGCGGACATCTCCTGCTGCCTTCCGAACTGCCCTATCGCGCCAACATTTACGCCCTGAAGATGCTGGGCGTCGAGTTTGTCATCTCGATTTCGGCCGTCGGCTCACTGCGGGAGGAACTCAAGCCGCTCGATGTCGTCATTCCCGACCAGTTTTTTGACCGGACGCGCGGACGAACCGCCGAATCCACCTTCTTCGGCGAAGGCATCGTGGCCCACATCACCTTTGCTGACCCCGTGTGCCCGGTGTTGTGCGACGCGCTGGAAGCAGCCGGTCGCGAACTGGACGGTGTGACCGTCCACCGGGGCGGTACGTACCTGTGCATGGAAGGGCCGGCGTTTTCCACCCGCGCCGAGTCGAATGTGTACCGGCAATGGGGCATGGACATCATCGGGATGACCAATCTCCAGGAAGCCAAACTCGCGCGCGAAGCGGAAATGAGCTACGCCACGCTGGCGATGGTCACGGACTACGACTGCTGGCATCCGGGCCATGCCGATGTGACGGTGGAAATGGTCATTGACTACCTCAACCGCAACGTGGCCACCGCGCAGCGCATCGTGCGGGGAACGCTCCGCCGCCTGGCCGCAACCAATCCCACCTCGCCCTACGCTTCTGCGCTCAAAAACGCCATCATGACGCGCCCGGACCTGGTGTTTCCCGAAACGCGCCGGCGGCTGGCGGCCATCATCGGCAAGTACCTGCCACTGTGA